In Macrobrachium rosenbergii isolate ZJJX-2024 chromosome 4, ASM4041242v1, whole genome shotgun sequence, one genomic interval encodes:
- the LOC136837146 gene encoding 110 kDa antigen-like, with product MKKLDPKRRLIHKRRLSPTKKTRSQEETQTQEKTRSQEETQSLERLNPTKKLDPKRRLNLKRRLNPPKTGSQEESQSQVMTESLEKTLSQEETQSQEKTQSLDKTRSQDETQSLDKTRSQEETQSLEKTRSQEETQSEKKTQSHEKTRSQEETLSKEKTQSLEKTRSQEETQSQEKT from the coding sequence ATGAAAAAACTCGATCCCAAGAGGAGACTCATTCACAAGAGAAGACTTAGTCCCACGAAAAAAACTCGATCCCAAGAGGAGACTCAAACACAAGAGAAAACTCGATCCCAAGAGGAGACTCAATCACTAGAGAGACTCAATCCCACGAAAAAACTGGATCCCAAGAGGAGACTCAATCTTAAGAGAAGACTCAATCCCCCGAAAACTGGATCCCAAGAGGAGTCTCAGTCACAAGTGATGACTGAATCCCTCGAGAAAACTCTATCCCAAGAGGAGACTCAATCACAAGAGAAGACTCAATCCCTCGATAAAACTCGATCCCAAGATGAGACTCAATCCCTCGATAAAACTCGATCCCAAGAGGAGACTCAATCCCTCGAGAAAACTCGATCTCAAGAGGAGACTCAGTCAGAAAAGAAGACCCAATCCCACGAAAAAACTCGATCCCAAGAGGAGACTCTGTCAAAAGAGAAGACTCAATCCCTCGAGAAAACTCGATCCCAAGAGGAGACTCAGTCACAAGAGAAGACTTAA